ccgattccgtgcaccgcaccctcggaagtttccctaaATGGAACTAGTTAAATCACTGGCTTTTCACTagggggtgtggccccaaatgattgtttgcacctatgatgtgttgaaccttggaccttgaagggagtgataccccaagaccaaggcctttaccacttgggccaaccccttggggtttcATCAAAAAGGAAATAATTGAGACAATCCTTGGTCTAAAATTGATAGATTCCTTGTATCCCTAGCTTTGGAGGTGCACTTTCCTGATTTGTATCAAAAGAGACTACCCAAACTTTGCTTGGGCCATTAGCTTCGATTGTGGAGATCTTCAAAGGAGTAGAAAGTATCTCTTTAAGTTTGGGAATATATGGTTAAAAGCAAAAGGTTTTGTTGATAGGGTTAGGTAGTGTCGTCATCCTACCATTTCCAAGGTACTTTGAGCTTTATCTTTGCTCACAAACTAAAGTAATTGATGAATGACTTAAAGACTTGTGGGATTTACAAGACTTTCAAGGTGTGGAATAGGAGGGAATGCTATCTGAAGAAGAGTGTATAGAAAAACCTACTGATTATTGGTCTTGATAGGACTTTAATGAAGGAGATGccttggaggcaaaaatcaaggGCTTTATGGTTAAGAGAGGGTGACCAGTGTAGTAAATTCTTGAATTgaatttacttatcaaaaaaagttcTTCAATTGAATGGCTCATTCGCATGGGAGAAACGATGCCATTTGAGATGTTGGTTGATGGCTCAGTTTCTTCATATCAAACTGAAATTATAAATCCTAGGGTGCAATACTATCAACATTTGTTGTTGTATGGAGGCTTCAGCGTAACGGACTAGCATTTGAGACCATTTGAGGAAGAGATGGACATGTGGCTTGAGAGGCCATAGATGGTTTTATCATGGCTTTCTTTCAAGCTTGCTAGAATATGATTAAAGATGACGATATGCAGGTATTCTAGGATTTTCATACCAATAGTAAGTTGAGAAAAAGACTTAATGCTACTTTCATagccctagttcctaaaaaagTTGGGGCAATAGATGTTAAAGACTCCCGACCCATCAGTGTTGTGAATGGAGTGTACGAGATAATAGCTAGAGTCTTGGCTAATTCGTTTAGTTTGGCCATTGAGAAGATCATTTCACTTGGTgcttattgccaatgaatgaCTAGAGAATAGGCTTAACTCGGGTGGGCCAAGGGTATTTCGCAAGTTAGATATTGAAAAAAACCTATGATCATGTTATTGGGAATTTCTTCATTATTGATcttgggagatgtggttttggaaaAATGACAATCTTGGACAATGCATTTTATCTCTTCGATATGcttttctattttggtgaatggcacaATGGCCGGTTTCTCTGATATCTTTTGTGGCCTAAGACATAGTAATCTGTTATCTCCAGAACTTTTCGTTATTGTCGTGGAGGTTTCTAGTAAAAATTTTTTAGCAAGTGAAGGAGGTTTCCACTCAGGCTTTTCTGTGGGGGCTAGTAATCATGGTGTTCTTAACATTTCCCACTTACTCTTTGTAGATGATACCCTTGTATTTTTGTGGGGCAAACCCAGACTGCCTTTGATCTTGGAAGGAACTCTTTTTTTGCTCTAAAGTTGTCTCTAGGTGGAAagtgaatttggaaaagttagaGCTCGCTCCTGTGGTAATGTTACTAATGTAGATAGTTTGGCTAGCATTGGGTACAAAGTATCCTCTTTTATCTTTGAAATATCTTGTTTCCCCAGCGGGAGCCTCTTTCAAGGCCAagtctatttgggatggggtgataAAGAAGATTGAGTGCCGCTTGGTTACTTGGAAGAGGATGCACTTATCCAAAAGTGGTGGAATTACATTGATCAGAAGTACACTATCCGATTTGCCACATATTTCCTGTCACTGTTTTTGCTTCACACTAGTGGCCAAAAGAATATAGAAGCTACAACAATACTTTCTATGGAGTAGGTTAGGTCAAGAGGTCAAATCTCATTGGGCCAAGGAGTGCTCTCCCATTTTTTAAGGAGTTTTGAGTGATTCAAAATTTGCTCTTGTTCAATCGGGCTCTCCTAGGGAAGTGGCTTTGGTGTTGCCATTACCAGCATGAAGGGAAGACTTTAAGGAAAGTAGTAGTGGATTTGAAATTTGATTGTGCTTGGACCAGAGGTTTTCAAATGAAGCTCATGGGCTCCATGGGTTGGATTTGTGGAAAATTCATAGAAGTGGTGGGGAGATTCTCTAATCCTAGTAGACTTGTGGTGGGTGATAGTTATAAGATTAAATTATTGCATGATTTATGGTGTAAAGACAGCCTTCAAGGAAGGATGGTATAGTGTGAAGACATAGCCACAGAGGCATCTTTCTTGGTAGAGTTGCGTTGGTTTGGGTTATGACTGGAAGGATGGTAGACCTTTTTGCCAATTGGAGAGAGTTATGAGTGTTCACAAATTACTGCAGTTGGGAAGATGGTCCTTATCTAGTTAATTAGATGTATTTGGGAGGGAACGACAGGAATTTTTAGGATTGCAAGTGGAAGATGGATGagctcaaaattttctttttcaatacatGGTTCCTTTGGCATTAGCTcttttcttgttcttgaatCGGTTGGGATGGAATGATGAATCTATTTCTTGGAATGACAAATCAGACAAAATATGGCCCAATCATATTGAATCTAACAGGTGCTCAACCCAATTAGTTAGTAAGGGGAAGCTGAAAGCATGAACGACGCAAGACACATGAGCCATTGTTGCAGCCCACTCCAGAAAAATTATCCAAATTATTATTACTGCAGACGTGGTAAAAGTAAAGCGCAAGAAAAATATGACATTGAAGGAACATCACATAAACTCAATAAGATGATAAAGTGAAGGCTCCTCCTAGACTAGGCCAAATGGCTTGGTAACTTTCCTAACGGGCCCCTGTtaaataactggtcacaaaagTTTAGGGACAATGtgaacttaattattaaattaatattctaacttcCAATCACTTGTTGGCCAAATTTCCTATAATAAGGCTTTTCCAGGTTAAAGACGTTGCTTTTGCGCGGTCTTCAGAATTTTttgtcataaattttttttaatcaataaacaataattttattgatgagattgATTGGCATAGCCAAGTATATGGgttcaaatgttttttaataaataggtCTAACATATGCAATATTTAATGAGAAATGCTACTATGAACCATGTTCATAATTTATACCACTTACTTTGCCTCCTTGATGTAACACTACAATGTGGTGCCACATGgcttatttaaaaatttaagaacacaaacataaaagagtagagaaaatttagaattttagttttcatctttttgtgttttagggcgccattttattttgaatatatatatttttactaagTCACGCGGTGCCATGTCAAGGGGACAAAGTGAGTGGTGTAAATTAGGGTGTATAGTAGCATTACTTTTATGTATAATTGAAATGAGAATTGAATAGGGTAATCAATATTCGAATTCAAGATCATGACTTTGCTCCCATATTTAGTCActaattattctaaaatttataatagATGGGAGATGCTTATATAACCGATAAAAAgaagttaatataattatttaattaatattctaatagtCAAGATCTTCATGTTGCCACATAAGATAGAATTAGAATCAAGGCATTCAGGACTtccaacgaaaaaaaaaagagccttCCTACGTACCTTTTTGTTACTTTTAACGACCTCCATAGATTGGTGTTCACCGCATTCAAAAGTCAGCTCCTAAAATTAAAGTTGTATGGGAAAATACTTTCTAGTCCTGATATTGCATGAACTCCAGGCAGTATGTATctttcattccttataaaaaaaaatgtatcttcCATTACTCCTGAGTTGAATGCTGTAGAACTTGCAGCAGCCGTTGATCGTTGGACTAATTTTTCACATCCCTATCGAAcgttaggggtgaaaaccgacacTATCGGTGTGGTTTTTTGCCAAAACAATGCCAACCGATCGATGGGATTTGCATGGAACAACCGAACGTACCGTTCGATGGGGAGGAGAAATACCGGCCGTATCGACTCTAGCAGTTCTCGGTCCCGCTAGTGGCAAGGTTCGTCTGAGAGAGTGTGTGTTgcagaggggagagagagaatgagagaaactgaaaatcggagaaggagggggggggggggggggaagaagaCGATCTCAAATCGAAATGATGCTGTTTGGTTTAAAATCAAACAGTGTCGTTTcactcatatttttttcaatatgttatgtataaaatttgtgtttttttttgtaCACTTTAGGtataaaacgacgccgtttcacttaaatttaagtgaaacggcATCATTTTAACTAcggtatatataaaaaatcgaACGTAGTAGATTAAAATATCCTGagtagaaaataaaagcatGGTAAACTGGTAAATAAGGTGTATCAATTATTAATGCTCATAtaaacctataaaaaatatttgtattcatataagaaaaattcaattaattatgTTCATATTGGAGTAGATGGCTGTTTCTAATGGTTGCTTGTGATTCTTCAAttaattatcaatattaatacatGCTTATTATGATTGCACTTGCTGCAAGTGATTCTTTTGGGGGATGAAAAACAGAGTAAGAAATTTGGTTACAAGAATATAGAGCGCCAGGTTTTTTTACCCCAACCTAGTATAACATGTTGGAGGGAGGGTGGCATCTATTCTTCATATATCAATAAAGTgcattattgaatatttaagcACACATACGGCATCAATGAGGAAATTGAAGCATCCAAGGCTTTTCACACAAGCGTTTTCTTTGTTTTCgattttcccctttttttttcttatggttTTCTAGACAGCATTTCAGTTCTCAGATTGCTAATAGTGCTTGTGTATGTACTTACCGGCTTTGATGGCCATGCGtgtgtttgtttttgtgtttgtatGTGTACACGCATGTGTGCATGCGTGTGTTCATATTGCTTATGGTTGCAGCTTTGTAAGTATAGGAAATCACATACTGCCATAAGCAAGTTTAGAGGACAGAATAACAGTGCAGAGGGAACTTGGAAAAGTCGTACCCAGCAACCAGCATCGGATTTTTTTCAGGTGTTATTGATCCTAATCCAACATGGAGCCAACGGCCTCAATCTTTTAGAAGCAGAGCATGTTATTCTAGTAGAGCCGCTACTTAACCCAGCAGCAGAAGCACAAGCTATCAGCAGGGTACACCGAATTGGGCAGAAAAATAGGACACTTGTTCATCGTTTCATAGTATGTCCATCTTTCTATTTATGCAAGGCAATTGAGTATTTACgtaaacacacacatacatattaACAACACACTCATTCTCCCACTTACAAGTCTTCGCAAGAGTTGGATGCGCAGAGAAGTGGtaattaaatctatcttgttctttTGTGAAGGTTAAAGGCACTGTTGAAGAGAGCCTATACCAATTGAACAGAAGCAGGGATACCAGTTCATTCATCAGTGGGAACACAAAAAATCAAGATCAACCTGTCTTGACGCTTAAAGATGTTGAATCTCTATTTGCCACGGTGAAATCAACAGTAccagaaaataatgaaaaattaactgGAAGTCTCAGACATTTGCCACCTTCCGTCGCTGCAGGTATGGCAGCTGAGAGGAGAGTCAAGGGGCATACATCATGTTCTTCATGAAGATCTAATCAGTTTGTGGTATAGCAAAAGCTACTTGATAGAAGTTAAGAGGCAAGTTTTCTGGCTAAATCAAGTCCAGTCAGATGTTCCCATCATAATCATGGAAATCCACAAGGTTATCGCGGTGGGTTCTCTAATCAAAGAATTGCTTTGGATAATAATTTGTTtctatatttcaaattattaccattttttgtataaattggGACTCTTCCTTTTTGGGAATTTTTTTGAGATATCTATGATGACAACTGCAGAACCTCCTCGTGTAAAGTAGAAATtcaatgtaataaaataaatccttctATAGTGATGTTGCATGGAAATTCAGATTACTTCCGCTCATGGAAATAAAAAAGCTTGTTATGAGCCAATGAAGTTGATTTGATTTGGCTTTCCCCGCTCTATTTTTCCAAATGTAAATGGCCCTTGTTTTGCTTAATTACAAAATGTATTTGAAGACCGTTATAAGTTATAAATCCATCATTGGTTTATCCTAATCGGATGAAGATGCTCTAGATTTCTTAACACGGACAATGCTCTTAACTATTGAAGTCGGAACAGTGTCggaactttttcaattttcaagttAGGTTAATTGTAAAATCAGTTCTCAAATCTTTAGCCCGTTTGCACATCAATCACtcaatttctaatttttgtgcACACCCTAACTATGCAAATTTTAGCAATTAAGTTCTTGCATCCAACTACCGTCCCATCTCTCTTTTTTCGGTAAAATGCCTCTACAGACTAATGGTAAGGTTGCCACGTGGCAGCCAATCACAACTCAACACGTGGCATTTAAATACCATGTCAGGACtcttattaaaagtaaaaaatattttaaaaaggaaCAATGCTAGGTACAGTCTCCAAATGGAGATTGCAATGCAAGTCTaggtaattttaattttaaaattttttaaaattacaaaattattcctcttaaaatgatattttttctcatttaataaagagaTTGCAtggactgtaaatagaatttctctttaaaaaaacatagtTCTTTTAGTATAAATCTGATGATCCATATTTTCAGACTCTATTCGTTATGGTTGAATCATGTGTAAAAAGTGTTCAACAAACCCACATCAGCTAtgttaagaggtggcttgaattcagattgaacagtgcatgtgtcgtaggttcgctcgagtggaggttcactcagcttgagcgaagtcagacagagagcttggctcgacattcgctcgacactcagctcgagcaaattcagacagagagcttcgctcgacattcgctcgacacgcagctcgagcgaattcagacagagagcttcgctcaagtatcgctcgagcaatatccaagtcagagagcttcgctcgacacccagctcgagcgagttcaggcagagagcttcgctcgactctcgcacaactgttggcttgagcgaagtgcagaatatctacgctcgctcgacactcgctcgacgttcgctcgagccaatgttcacaaaagtgaattctcacttttcctataaatatcaaacggcgcccactTCTTTGTAAgagacttcagaattcattttgcttgttttttaagtgttttcttgagagagaagtctaaaatgagtttgagagataacttcattgtgaagttttgttgtattcatatgtattccatctctgttgatagtgaaatcttcgataccgactccaccagtggacgtaggcttattttgagtcgaaccacttaattcttagTGTTCTTTCtatgtgattgtcatcaatttctttcgtttaatTTCATTACTATACTTCGAATTAATCTTAACTACAGTTATTCCAACAAGCTCTAATTTGGGGGTGGATAATAAAACATACCGAGGTccgagattttttttcttaaagacaAACCTGCATGCCGTGGAACGATGAAGACCAGAACTGCGGTGCCACGTGCACGCTCGCTTTAGACAGGCAGACGTAGACAAAAGAAACATTGATTTTCTGGACATAAAAGAGGGCTGCTGCATCCTGCAGCTGGAGATAGAGAAGGGGAAGATGGCGGTTTCAGCCGTGAGATGCGGTCGCTTACCGATAACACCATTGTTCCACCATCATCGTCATCCCCTGTTGTTTTCATCGGGTAAAGACTATTCTTTAAGACGAAGAAAGCTGAACAATCGTGGCTCAAAccgtttatttttttctgcCCGTTATTCTCAAGCCCAAGATCCTTTCTCCTCTCGCCGCCTCGAAGGTAGGTCACGCATTTCATATCTTTAATAATTtaccccctctttctctctctcttatggGTAGGGAAAGTTCTGATTTTTTGTCGAATAAAATCTCACACGACAAGCGTGCAACTTTTGGCAGTTTCCATAACTGGCTGCTTCTACCCAGTTTCTATGTTTCGCTTCCTCAACTTTTTGGCAATTTGGCTCTAATATTGCCAGTCTCCCTTTTCAGAGCAAGGGGTTCCTTGCAGCGTCTACGTTTTGTTATTCGGCCCTttcttatcatcatcattaaatTAGAATTCTATGgtgataacatttttttcaatttttcaagaaaattagaaTACAATGATAGCagtatattatttctcttttgaaatttgtaattatctgaatgaaatatatttgaaaacacTCACCTTCATTGGGTAGTGATATTAAGAAAAGTATAAACCTTAGTTTATTGTTCGCACGTAATTAcctcttttttataattcttatatATCTCGCTTCCATAATTCaacttattattttaattgcaacatataaaaatattagatgtaaaattattaaatttcttggaagaatggaaattcaaaaattcttttcgttttttttttttaatttttttttatcaatgttgttcctaaaaaatttcaactcaaCTAAAAGTATCCGGTCCTTctaaacccctaggggttggctcaaatGGTAAAGGACTTGGGCTTGAGGGTATGCTCTCCTTAGAccttcaaatccccttgggtgcagaCAATCTTTAGACAATCTTTAGGAGCCATCTGACTGAGGGATTTTCTATTTGAATTATCCGAAgtgcacttgcggaaaactccttACCGAGAGCCTATGCACTCCCGGGATTACTCGGGACATTGTTTGCGGACACCTGgtgccagaaaaaaaaaaaaaaaaaaaagtatccgGTCCTTCTAAACTTATAATTCTCGCTTTGTCCCAGCATGCAATTAGCTAAGATTCTCGAAGTTCAGTGGTAATCCAAATGGTCTtgccaaatattatttcttccaTTCACTTTTGGTACTTCTCATTATCCAACTGTGAAGTTGTATGTTTAAAGTTAAAACTGAGGCTTAAAAATCATAGTTGTTATATTTTCAGATACTTTAGAGACCTTGCCTAAACTGGTGGAGGATATTGTCCAGACATCAATTAACACTGGTCCTCGGGGTGCCCTTAGACTGGCCCAAGGTATCCAAGCATTTCTTGGTGTGGGTAGCGAGTGGCTTGCTGATGTTTCAAAGGTATCCCCTGTACATCTCTAGCTCCTTGTGAGATGTTCTTCCCATTCAATTTATGGGAAGTTCATCCTGTAATAAAAATTCCTAgcaatttcttttaattatgtGAACCTCACTAAGCCAAGACGTTTGAACCCACCTCTGAGGAAACTCGATACACAATCCTACCCATCAGAATCATGTATCTGTTAATCTGGAGAACTCCTGGTGTGGAACAAAGTCAAGTTGTTTGAATCATTGAATGCACAACTCAACCAGCCCATCAACCTTCAGGATAATTAAACCCCCTTTTGACCACTAAGCTGCATCCTGATAgcgaagaattaaaaaaaatgttcctaGCAAAGTTGTGCCCCTTATTACGGTTTGACTTCGAGGGTGAAGAAAATGCACTTGTGGTACGCTTTAATTGAAAAAACTGCAAATGATGCATGAATATTATGAAAGTGTAGCTGTAAGCCTTGGGAAGATTCTCTTTTAGGATACAGGAGTCGTTCAGTGTATAATTCTTGGGGTTTGGTCTTTTAGAAGTAGGATGTTGTGGTTTTCACGCAAAGTAGATTGGGTCattaatatgataaaaagaTTTCTTCCTCGGATACAGTTGAAGATTGAGCGGAGTGttgttttttctcaaattattacaTTCTCCTCTGTGTGTGCGCACGCGCGCACCATGTAAGATCCTAACATAAATCATGTTGAAGTAGTTAATATGCTCaataataatttgatttgatttgaggTCTCCATTTTTTCCACGAAAGAAATCTGAGAATGTTGACAGAAATAATGACACATTTTCATCTTTTGTAGTCCACAAATTCATCTGTTGGATTACCAACTCAATCGCAGCTTGGACTACTTTCCCCACTTTATTTGAGGAGATTGTTTGAACGAATGGGAGCAACATATATCAAACTAGGTCAGGTACGTCTCAAGTTATGCAAATTACTTTtgtacttttaaaatataattgctGTATTTTAGCTATATGGACATGAAAAAATGCCGCTTAGCTCATATGGCCACTTTGTTGGTGTATTCCAtctcttttgtaaaaatatttgtcTTTTTGTGATTCTCTTTCTTATCTTTTAGTAAATTTTCAAATGCAAGGtatgttttaataatgaataactTGGCTTGCTACTGGTAGTTCATTGCATCTGCACCCACACTGTTCCCACCAGAATATGTCCAAGAATTTCAGAACTGCTTTGATAGAGCTCCTGCAGTTCCTTTCGAATACATCCAAAAGATTTTGCGTGAGGAATTGGGGAGACCCATAGATAGTGTCTATGAATATGTTGACTCAACTCCAATTGCTTCGGCCTCAATAGCAcaggtttatttattttcctactCTCTTTTCTAAAATGCATTTCTGAGCGATAAAGATAAGAATTTATGTTAATTGGCAGGTTCATGGTGCAAGGCTCAGAGGCTCTCGTGAGGATGTAGTTATAAAAGTCTTGAAACCTGGAATAGAGGATATATTGGTGGCAGATCTTAATTTTGTTTACGTAGTTGCTCGGATATTGGAGTTTTTGAATCCTGAATTCAGCCGTACATCATTGGTATGGAACTAATCACTTCAATGATTACCTTGGATTACAAGCATAAACACCTTCCCGATATTTCAAGCAGCTAACAATTATCTACCATTAGCATTTTCTTTAGTTCCACATTGGTGTAGCCAAATTTGGGGATGTACAATCAATTTTTGGGTATTCCAATTTAGTGGCATTTAAAGTAATGTGATGCAATAATGTCATAGTAGGTTTTTGTGGTGGTGTACTTACTTCCCTATACTTTTGGAACGAACCATCTAAACTTTTCTTATAATTCATGAATACtgtatgactttttttttcatttgttatataaaatgacGATAGCATGAAGCTTCAGTGTAATGTAATCTTCCTTTCAGCAGGTTGGTATTGTCAAAGACATAAGAGAGTCGATGCTTGAAGAAGTTGACTTTTACAAGGAGGCAGCAAATATTGAGTCCTTTAGAAGATATTTGGAAGCTATGGGACTGACACAGCAGGCTACAGCTCCAAAAGTGTATCAGTACTGCAGCACCCAACGAGTTCTGACAATGCAAAGGCTCTACGGCGTTCCTCTTACTGACCTAGACTCTATAACTTCGCTTGTTTCTAACCCAGAGTCTAGTCTCATAACTGCCCTTAATGTATGGTAGGACCAAAGTCTTATATGTAATGCTTATGCTTGCAAGGTTGATGCTTATTTCTGTCCAGGCGTTAAAGCGTCACGTTCTTGATGAAACGCTATTGCAGGTTTGGTAGTTTGCTTGCCTGTGAATCCTTCCATGCAGATGTGCATGCAGGCAATTTGTGGTTGTTACGTGATGGCCGTATTGGGTTTCTTGATTTTGGTAAGCATTTATCTTTTGCGATTATCTGAATTCATGATTTAGTTTTAGCTGTGATCTATTTAGATATAATCTTTCATCATGAACTCTTAAAATGCTTTACATTAGTCACTGGCTCATTTAATGGTCAAGCATCTTAAGTGGCACCCTTTTTGTTTTCCTCAATAGGAGCCTCCCCTACATTTTGCTTAATTCCTCTCCTTTC
Above is a genomic segment from Juglans microcarpa x Juglans regia isolate MS1-56 chromosome 1D, Jm3101_v1.0, whole genome shotgun sequence containing:
- the LOC121253451 gene encoding uncharacterized aarF domain-containing protein kinase At5g05200, chloroplastic isoform X2, which produces MAVSAVRCGRLPITPLFHHHRHPLLFSSGKDYSLRRRKLNNRGSNRLFFSARYSQAQDPFSSRRLEDTLETLPKLVEDIVQTSINTGPRGALRLAQGIQAFLGVGSEWLADVSKSTNSSVGLPTQSQLGLLSPLYLRRLFERMGATYIKLGQFIASAPTLFPPEYVQEFQNCFDRAPAVPFEYIQKILREELGRPIDSVYEYVDSTPIASASIAQVHGARLRGSREDVVIKVLKPGIEDILVADLNFVYVVARILEFLNPEFSRTSLVGIVKDIRESMLEEVDFYKEAANIESFRRYLEAMGLTQQATAPKVYQYCSTQRVLTMQRLYGVPLTDLDSITSLVSNPESSLITALNVWFGSLLACESFHADVHAGNLWLLRDGRIGFLDFGIVGRISPKTWAAMEVFLASIAAEEYESMASALIEMGATNKDIDAEAFARDLEKIFLSIQDLDTEIVVATARGTTTKATAVSANLVVDERQMNALFLDVVGVSESYGLRFPREFALLMKQLLYFDRYTRLLAPNLNMLQDQRISIVSKRRSK
- the LOC121253451 gene encoding uncharacterized aarF domain-containing protein kinase At5g05200, chloroplastic isoform X1 codes for the protein MAVSAVRCGRLPITPLFHHHRHPLLFSSGKDYSLRRRKLNNRGSNRLFFSARYSQAQDPFSSRRLEDTLETLPKLVEDIVQTSINTGPRGALRLAQGIQAFLGVGSEWLADVSKSTNSSVGLPTQSQLGLLSPLYLRRLFERMGATYIKLGQFIASAPTLFPPEYVQEFQNCFDRAPAVPFEYIQKILREELGRPIDSVYEYVDSTPIASASIAQVHGARLRGSREDVVIKVLKPGIEDILVADLNFVYVVARILEFLNPEFSRTSLQVGIVKDIRESMLEEVDFYKEAANIESFRRYLEAMGLTQQATAPKVYQYCSTQRVLTMQRLYGVPLTDLDSITSLVSNPESSLITALNVWFGSLLACESFHADVHAGNLWLLRDGRIGFLDFGIVGRISPKTWAAMEVFLASIAAEEYESMASALIEMGATNKDIDAEAFARDLEKIFLSIQDLDTEIVVATARGTTTKATAVSANLVVDERQMNALFLDVVGVSESYGLRFPREFALLMKQLLYFDRYTRLLAPNLNMLQDQRISIVSKRRSK